One segment of Solanum stenotomum isolate F172 chromosome 1, ASM1918654v1, whole genome shotgun sequence DNA contains the following:
- the LOC125862399 gene encoding E3 ubiquitin-protein ligase SINAT5, producing the protein MEFDSIECVSSSDGIEEDEIPQLHPHIIRSQFSSSKTTTHKNNINNNGSTILCDGNNGGIAIHPATSVHELLECPVCTNSMYPPIHQCHNGHTICSTCKARVHNRCPTCRQELGDIRCLALEKVAESLELPCKFGSLGCPEIFPYYSKLKHEAACNFRPYNCPYAGSECAAVGDIPYLVTHLRDDHKVDMHSGCTFNHRYVKSNPREVENATWMLTVFNCFGQYFCLHFEAFQLGMAPVYMAFLRFMGDETDAQNYTYSLEVGGNGRKLIWEGTPRSIRDSHRKVRDSHDGLVIQRNMALFFSGGDRKELKLRVTGRIWKEQQNPDEGACIPNLCS; encoded by the exons ATGGAGTTTGATAGCATTGAATGTGTATCATCTTCTGATGGTATAGAGGAAGATGAGATTCCACAACTTCATCCACATATCATTCGTTCTCAGTTTTCGTCCTCAAAGACGACGACCCAcaagaacaacatcaacaacaacggAAGCACTATCTTGTGTGATGGAAATAATGGGGGAATTGCAATTCATCCGGCGACTAGCGTTCATGAGCTTCTTGAATGCCCTGTTTGTACCAATTCTATGTACCCTCCAATCCATCAG TGTCATAATGGGCACACTATCTGTTCAACATGTAAAGCCAGAGTGCACAACCGATGTCCCACTTGTAGACAGGAGCTTGGTGATATCAGATGTTTAGCATTGGAAAAGGTGGCTGAATCACTTGAGCTACCTTGCAAATTTGGCTCTCTTGGATGTCCTGAGATATTTCCTTATTACAGTAAGCTGAAACATGAGGCAGCCTGTAATTTTAGACCATACAACTGCCCCTATGCTGGGTCAGAGTGTGCAGCTGTTGGTGATATTCCTTATTTGGTTACTCATTTGAGAGATGATCACAAGGTAGACATGCACTCTGGATGCACTTTTAACCATCGCTATGTCAAATCTAATCCCCGAGAAGTGGAAAATGCTACATGGATGTTAACA GTTTTCAATTGTTTTGGTCAGTACTTCTGTCTCCATTTTGAAGCATTTCAGCTTGGAATGGCTCCTGTTTACATGGCGTTCCTTCGGTTTATGGGAGATGAGACAGATGCACAAAATTACACCTACAGCCTGGAAGTAGGGGGAAACGGAAGGAAGCTTATCTGGGAGGGTACACCCCGAAGCATAAGAGACAGTCATAGGAAAGTTAGGGATAGCCATGATGGTCTCGTCATACAACGTAACATGGCCCTTTTTTTCTCGGGAGGGGACAGAAAGGAGCTCAAGCTACGGGTGACTGGAAGAATATGGAAGGAACAACAGAATCCAGACGAAGGAGCATGCATACCAAACCTCTGTAGTTAA
- the LOC125862223 gene encoding COP1-interactive protein 1, translating into MSLLTISSTSSILYPLQISSPKFSISKWRKRTPLARNFKICSPISPFSNPSRFQISAQVGRRTKRQNYLRKKLTQKQQVIENPITHNPSSESFQFESQHGDEKSKNLVSDTGVVCNTEESVKELKTKVLGESVLWNKLESWVEQYKKDTEFWGIGTGPIFTVFQDSEGKVERVVVSEDEILKRSRIDPTLYRNATIEEHEDVKAKISLAEVLAREMESGKNLLPKNSSVAKFLVSGEMSNTVVSGEMHNTVNRLSTFPLNPNLSKKLPRIGLVVFCGFFLIWTVKKMFTAGNDGEEEYSSLEKEMLRRKMKARKEKEKTVKGEVEVIQGTIEPDNMSLERPWLDKQEIMSSIKKAREVDGKLALAEQFQNQQFENAEFYEEIEEIRKMARHAREQEKGNSLQPDNGGESGDYPASTELSNEKVVAEQSLFEDINEQHDLSGFVGPTTSSDNTGVHTSSSSLVNHEVQTSNSNLEPPDDIISSMADSRESKHDVISTYGTEKPVIMSGQSSKPSEISVTSKSKIILSVKEAREYLSKKNEKLKTKQERTPECDPEVENVSIPLMEEESIDDVNQLSDKAGKEFDRLPLCGTSDFAYEDSSFKQEEFLPTSNSAVAALNKRKSYQSLSSDDDEKRRYEELKPLDLPSPEQEATVGDLSSQLDEIKIFQWSIPIETSDLTSSSNHCQENNKAFPANDIPEHVDKVAPPTVIPEAHSHQENNGRTAELEPSPNNGSWLEKNFHEFEPVIKKIQMGFRDNYHVAKEKSDEELNLKTQMFHLETNENATELEWMKDERLNEIVFKVRENELAGREPFYQMDDEDKLAFFSGLEKKVDQENKQLQNLHEWLHSNIENLDYGADGISLYDPPEKIIPRWKGPPLEGSSEFLNYFVEQRKVVAESIKSSNLIKKERQDLPQVLQESPSSSKIDSTSAISIQDAKTKTPRTIIESSDGSIKAGKKSGKEYWQHTKKWSQGFLESYNAETDPEIKSVMKDVGKDLDKWITEREIKEAADLMDNLPEKGKKLIKEKLDKVKREMELFGPQAVVSKYREYADEKEEDYLWWLDIPRVLCIELYTEEEGEMKAGFYSLEMAADLELDPKQYHVIAFEDADDCKNLCYIIQAHMEMLGNGNAFVVARPPKDAYRDAKTNGFNVTVIKKGQLQLNVDQSLEEVEEAITDIGSKIYHDKIMRERSLDVTTVMKGVFGTGKPTKKRRRSRKKLKKPTSK; encoded by the exons ATGAGCTTGCTGACAATATCAAGCACTTCTTCAATTCTCTACCCTCTTCAAATTTCTTCACCCAAATTCAGCATCTcaaaatggagaaaaagaaCCCCTTTAGCACGCAATTTCAAGATTTGCAGTCCCATCTCGCCATTCTCCAACCCTTCAAGATTCCAAATTTCAGCTCAAGTCGGCCGAAGAACCAAACGTCAGAACTATTTGAGGAAAAAGCTCACTCAGAAGCAACAGGTAATTGAAAACCCCATTACTCACAACCCAAGTTCTGAAAGTTTTCAATTTGAGTCTCAACATGGTGATGAAAAAAGTAAGAATCTTGTTTCTGATACTGGGGTGGTTTGTAATACTGAAGAATCAGTGAAAGAATTGAAAACAAAGGTTTTGGGGGAGTCTGTTTTGTGGAATAAATTGGAGAGTTGGGTTGAGCAGTATAAGAAAGATACAGAGTTTTGGGGTATTGGTACTGGTCCTATCTTTACTGTTTTTCAAGATTCTGAGGGTAAAGTGGAAAGGGTAGTTGTAAGTGaggatgaaattttgaaaagaagCAGAATTGATCCAACATTGTATCGGAACGCTACGATTGAGGAACATGAGGATGTAAAAGCAAAAATTTCACTTGCGGAGGTTTTAGCAAGGGAAATGGAAAGTGGCAAAAATTTGCTTCCTAAGAATAGTTCAGTGGCTAAATTTTTAGTTTCTGGAGAGATGTCCAATACTGTAGTTTCTGGAGAGATGCACAATACTGTCAATAGGCTCAGTACGTTTCCTCTAAATCCAAATCTATCTAAAAAGTTGCCTAGAATTGGATTGGTGGTGTTTTgtggtttctttttaatttggaCGGTGAAGAAAATGTTTACCGCTGGAAATGATGGGGAAGAAGAGTACTCAAGTTTGGAGAAGGAAATGCTGAGGAGGAAAATGAAAGCTagaaaggagaaggagaagaccGTCAAAGGTGAGGTGGAAGTTATCCAGGGTACCATAGAGCCAGATAACATGTCTCTCGAAAGGCCTTGGCTCGATAAGCAAGAAATTATGAGCAGCATAAAGAAAGCAAGGGAAGTTGATGGTAAATTAGCACTGGCAGAGCAGTTTCAGAATCAGCAGTTTGAGAATGCTGAATTCTATGAAGAGATTGAGGAAATCCGAAAGATGGCGAGGCATGCACGAGAACAGGAAAAAGGAAATTCTCTTCAACCTGATAATGGAGGAGAATCAGGAGATTATCCAGCCTCAACCGAACTCTCCAATGAAAAGGTAGTTGCTGAACAGAGTTTGTTTGAGGATATTAATGAGCAACATGATCTCAGTGGATTTGTTGGGCCAACAACTTCCTCTGACAATACTGGAGTCCATACCAGTTCATCTTCACTGGTGAATCATGAAGTGCAGACCTCAAACAGCAATTTAGAACCTCCAGATGATATCATAAGTTCTATGGCAGATTCACGTGAATCAAAGCATGACGTAATCTCCACTTATGGAACTGAAAAACCAGTTATAATGTCTGGACAATCAAGCAAGCCAAGTGAAATCTCTGTGACATCCAAATCAAAAATCATTCTGTCAGTTAAGGAAGCTAGGGAATACCTCTCGAAGAAAAATGAGAAACTGAAAACAAAGCAAGAAAGGACCCCTGAATGTGATCCAGAGGTTGAAAATGTATCAATACCACTAATGGAAGAAGAGAGCATTGATGATGTGAACCAGCTGTCTGATAAAGCAGGAAAAGAATTTGACCGGTTGCCTTTATGTGGAACATCTGATTTTGCTTATGAAGATTCTAGTTTCAAACAAGAAGAATTTCTTCCAACAAGCAACAGTGCTGTAGCTGCACTGAACAAAAGGAAGAGCTATCAAAGTCTGAGTTCAGATGATGATGAAAAGAGAAGATATGAAGAGCTTAAACCACTTGATTTGCCATCACCTGAACAAGAAGCAACAGTTGGTGATTTGAGCTCACAACTTGATGAAATCAAAATCTTTCAGTGGTCGATTCCAATTGAAACCTCGGATTTGACATCGTCTTCAAATCATTGTCAAGAGAACAATAAAGCATTTCCAGCCAATGACATTCCTGAACATGTTGATAAAGTAGCCCCACCTACTGTAATACCTGAAGCTCACTcccatcaagaaaataatggCAGAACTGCAGAACTGGAACCATCCCCAAATAATGGAAGCTGGTTGGAAAAGAACTTCCATGAATTTGAACCAGTCATTAAAAAGATTCAGATGGGATTTAGGGATAATTACCATGTGGCAAAGGAGAAATCTGATGAGGAGCTGAATCTGAAAACTCAGATGTTTCATCTTGAGACTAATGAGAATGCCACCGAGCTTGAGTGgatgaaagatgaaagacttaatgaaattgtttttaaaGTTAGAGAAAATGAGCTTGCTGGTAGAGAGCCATTTTATCAGATGGATGATGAAGATAAACTTGCCTTCTTCAGTGGCCTTGAGAAGAAAGTTGATCAAGAGAATAAACAACTACAGAATTTGCACGAGTGGCTCCACTCAAACATTGAAAACCTTGATTATGGAGCAG ATGGCATCAGTTTATATGATCCACCCGAGAAAATTATACCTCGCTGGAAAGGTCCTCCACTGGAAGGAAGTTCAGAGTTTCTCAATTACTTTGTAGAACAGCGAAAGGTAGTTGCAGAAAGCATAAAAAGTTCAAATCtcataaagaaagaaagacaagACTTGCCACAAGTATTGCAAGAATCCCCATCGAGCAGTAAAATTGATTCAACTTCAGCTATATCTATTCAAGATGCAAAGACAAAAACTCCCAGGACCATCATTGAAAGTAGTGATGGTTCCATCAAGGCTGGCAAGAAATCTGGTAAAGAGTACTGGCAGCATACAAAGAAATGGTCCCAAGGGTTCTTGGAATCCTACAATGCAGAGACAGACCCGGAAATAAAATCTGTAATGAAGGATGTAGGAAAGGACTTGGACAAGTGGATTACAGAAAGAGAAATAAAGGAAGCTGCTGATCTGATGGACAACTTACCTgagaagggaaaaaaattaatcaaagagAAACTTGATAAGGTGAAAAGAGAAATGGAACTGTTTGGACCCCAGGCAGTAGTGAGCAAATATCGTGAATATGCAGATGAGAAGGAAGAGGACTACCTATGGTGGCTTGATATACCCCGTGTATTG TGTATTGAATTGTACACTGAGGAAGAAGGAGAGATGAAGGCAGGATTCTATTCACTAGAGATGGCCGCTGATCTGGAGTTGGATCCGAAGCAGTATCACGTAATTGCTTTTGAGGATGCTGATGACTGTAAAAACCTTTGCTATATAATACAGGCTCATATGGAAATGCTCGGGAATGGGAATGCCTTTGTTGTGGCACGGCCTCCTAag GATGCTTATCGGGATGCCAAAACAAATGGTTTTAATGTGACAGTTATCAAGAAAGGGCAGTTACAGCTCAATGTGGACCAGTCATTGGAAGAGGTGGAGGAAGCTATCACGGATATTGGGAGTAAGATATACCATGACAAAATCATGCGTGAACGATCTTTGGATGTAACTACAGTAATGAAAGGTGTATTTGGTACCGGAAAACCTACCAAAAAGAGG AGGAGGTCACGGAAGAAGCTAAAAAAGCCCACTTCTAAATAG
- the LOC125862432 gene encoding uncharacterized protein LOC125862432 encodes MNDPYRSKPSRGRTNFASCICATVFLIFLIAGIVIAYFFLFKPKTPKIAVEAVRFPTFSVTNGTVNFTFFQYVSVTNPNRDEFTHYDSSLQLSYSGEPVGLVFIPAGKIDGGRTQHMSAKFDVQSYPLPAKLKADVSGGVIPTTVNGVGAGPTMEVETRMKLVGRVRVLKVFTHRVDSGVKCGVMIQVSSGSVLGVRC; translated from the coding sequence ATGAATGATCCTTACAGATCTAAACCCAGTAGAGGGCGAACAAATTTTGCTTCATGTATTTGTGCCACTGTGTTCTTGATCTTTCTTATTGCAGGCATTGTTATCGCTTATTTCTTCCTCTTCAAGCCCAAAACTCCCAAAATCGCCGTTGAGGCAGTTCGATTCCCTACTTTCTCCGTCACCAATGGCACTGTTAACTTCACCTTCTTCCAGTACGTCTCTGTCACAAACCCAAATCGCGATGAGTTTACTCACTACGACAGTTCGCTTCAGCTAAGTTACTCAGGGGAGCCAGTGGGTCTTGTTTTTATCCCCGCCGGGAAGATCGACGGTGGTAGGACCCAGCATATGTCGGCGAAATTTGATGTTCAGTCTTACCCACTTCCGGCCAAGCTGAAAGCTGATGTCTCCGGCGGGGTGATTCCGACGACGGTGAATGGGGTTGGAGCGGGACCCACAATGGAGGTGGAAACGAGGATGAAGTTGGTGGGGAGAGTTAGGGTATTGAAAGTGTTCACACATAGGGTGGACAGTGGAGTGAAATGTGGAGTGATGATTCAAGTCAGTAGTGGCTCTGTTTTAGGCGTCCGTTGCTGA